One part of the Treponema peruense genome encodes these proteins:
- a CDS encoding ABC transporter substrate-binding protein encodes MKKVLLSILAAASVCAGAFAVDEITLMNYAQPQEKAILDSVVARFEETHPGTKVKFISVTGDEYAAKIQAALAANQLPDVFYLGPESVRQYADNGKVLDLAPYIKNAKGVDFDDLYSSAVNAYRYDGKYLGQGDSIWALPKDFGPFAFAYNKTLFQKYGIPLPSKDTPYTWDEFISVCKKLTKDTNGDGMNDTFGTGLNVHWAFIQFVWGNGTDFLDETKTKVNITDPKFIEALQFWADMTNKYEVTPSATQAQSLDTYQRWLKGELGFFPAGPWDLSTFNKVLPFDYDLIPWPVHTSENETATYRGGVGWAVSATTKNPSKAAELALYLSADKEANEMFCDQDLQIPNLKSLASRYTSKPGNPQNRQEFINIIEKTGRSWPFDYTYNRVWYDNFYVGIQKVLDGKMTAEEYCKKIQPKLQRDLDKALARARQSARR; translated from the coding sequence ATGAAGAAAGTTTTGCTTTCAATTCTTGCTGCCGCTTCTGTATGTGCAGGCGCATTTGCCGTAGATGAAATCACGCTCATGAACTATGCACAGCCACAGGAAAAGGCAATTCTGGACAGTGTTGTAGCCCGTTTTGAAGAGACACACCCGGGAACAAAAGTAAAGTTCATTTCTGTAACAGGTGATGAATATGCTGCAAAGATTCAGGCGGCTCTTGCTGCAAACCAGCTCCCTGATGTTTTCTATCTTGGACCTGAATCTGTACGCCAGTATGCTGACAACGGAAAAGTTCTGGATCTTGCACCTTATATCAAAAATGCAAAGGGTGTAGATTTTGACGATTTGTATTCTTCTGCTGTAAACGCATACCGCTATGACGGAAAATATCTCGGACAGGGTGATTCGATCTGGGCACTTCCAAAAGACTTCGGACCTTTTGCATTTGCTTACAACAAAACTCTTTTCCAGAAGTACGGAATTCCGCTTCCAAGCAAAGATACTCCCTATACATGGGATGAATTTATTTCAGTCTGCAAAAAGCTTACAAAAGATACAAACGGCGACGGAATGAATGACACTTTCGGAACAGGACTCAATGTTCACTGGGCATTTATTCAGTTTGTATGGGGAAACGGAACAGACTTTTTGGACGAGACAAAAACAAAGGTAAATATTACCGACCCAAAATTTATTGAAGCACTTCAGTTCTGGGCAGACATGACAAACAAGTATGAAGTTACACCGAGCGCAACACAGGCTCAGTCACTTGATACATACCAGAGATGGCTTAAGGGTGAACTAGGATTCTTCCCTGCAGGACCGTGGGATCTTTCTACATTCAACAAGGTTCTTCCTTTTGACTATGACCTTATTCCGTGGCCTGTTCATACAAGTGAAAATGAAACCGCAACATACAGGGGCGGTGTAGGCTGGGCAGTTTCTGCTACAACAAAGAATCCTTCAAAGGCTGCTGAACTTGCACTTTATCTTTCTGCAGACAAAGAAGCAAATGAAATGTTCTGCGACCAGGATCTTCAGATTCCAAACCTTAAGTCACTGGCATCACGCTATACTTCAAAGCCGGGTAATCCGCAGAACCGTCAGGAGTTTATCAATATTATTGAAAAAACCGGACGCAGCTGGCCGTTTGACTACACATACAACCGCGTATGGTATGATAATTTCTATGTTGGAATTCAAAAGGTTCTTGACGGAAAAATGACCGCCGAAGAATACTGCAAGAAAATTCAGCCTAAGCTTCAGCGTGACCTGGACAAAGCCCTTGCAAGAGCACGTCAGAGCGCCAGAAGATAA